A section of the Elizabethkingia anophelis R26 genome encodes:
- a CDS encoding TrmH family RNA methyltransferase, with amino-acid sequence MNDQRYQDVYEYMKGFLTEERLFKIDKYAEESSDFVLPVLENIYQFRNAAAIIRSVEACGFHKIVALEEENVFNPNTRVARGADTWMQVEKMPKTMASLQQIRDKGYKILAVSPEKNAVSLPEYELKEPVALIFGTEMEGVSQEVLDFADETLIIPMYGFTQSFNVSVAAAICMYELKQKLLKSDIDYKLSDDKKLAMKIRWAVNSTRSGDEVLNHYLKKYNIEATF; translated from the coding sequence ATGAATGATCAGCGATACCAAGATGTCTATGAATATATGAAGGGATTTCTTACTGAAGAAAGACTTTTTAAAATTGATAAATATGCAGAAGAAAGCTCTGATTTTGTATTACCAGTGCTGGAAAATATATATCAGTTTCGTAATGCTGCTGCAATTATTCGTTCAGTAGAAGCTTGTGGTTTTCATAAGATTGTAGCATTGGAAGAAGAAAATGTATTTAATCCCAATACCAGAGTTGCCCGTGGTGCGGATACATGGATGCAGGTAGAAAAAATGCCTAAAACAATGGCTTCACTGCAGCAAATCAGAGATAAAGGTTATAAAATATTGGCCGTTTCTCCGGAAAAAAATGCAGTTTCTTTACCGGAATATGAGCTAAAAGAACCTGTAGCACTAATATTTGGTACCGAGATGGAAGGCGTGTCTCAGGAAGTTCTGGACTTTGCAGACGAAACGCTGATTATTCCGATGTATGGTTTTACCCAGAGTTTTAATGTTTCTGTAGCTGCGGCTATTTGTATGTATGAGCTAAAGCAAAAACTTCTGAAATCGGATATTGATTACAAACTATCTGATGACAAAAAGCTGGCAATGAAAATTCGTTGGGCTGTTAACAGCACTCGGTCTGGAGATGAAGTATTGAATCATTATCTGAAAAAATACAATATAGAGGCTACTTTCTAA
- a CDS encoding Lrp/AsnC family transcriptional regulator, producing MNYQLDEIDNKILGYLVANTRMPFTEIAKLMDVSAGTIHVRVKKMEDAGIILGSSLNIDYGKLDYHFTAFIGILLTKSNRTQEVLKELAKIPNVVEASVISGKYNIFIKIRAKNTDDAKRIIYQIDDIADVMRTESMISMEEYLSDKNRLIQAII from the coding sequence ATGAACTATCAATTGGACGAAATAGACAATAAGATTCTTGGCTATTTAGTTGCAAATACAAGAATGCCTTTTACAGAAATTGCAAAATTAATGGATGTTTCTGCGGGGACTATTCACGTAAGAGTTAAGAAGATGGAAGATGCAGGAATTATCCTGGGGTCTTCTTTGAATATAGACTATGGGAAATTGGATTACCATTTTACTGCGTTTATCGGTATCCTGCTTACAAAGTCTAACAGAACGCAGGAGGTATTAAAGGAATTAGCAAAAATCCCTAACGTAGTGGAAGCTAGTGTTATTTCCGGAAAATATAACATTTTTATTAAAATAAGAGCTAAAAACACAGATGACGCGAAGCGCATTATTTATCAAATCGATGATATTGCAGATGTTATGCGTACAGAAAGTATGATTTCTATGGAAGAATACTTAAGTGATAAAAATCGTCTTATTCAGGCAATTATTTAA
- a CDS encoding RsmE family RNA methyltransferase: MKLFYGNITENTVQINEDDQQHIAKVLRMREGEEISVTNGEGALAHGQLYFEGKKVLIEVTELQTETPDFPHHLHIAIAPTKNIDRTEFFIEKATEMGVTEISFLLTEKTERKNLNIDKIRKQVIAASKQSLRFYFPKVNDLIKISDFLQKVNTEKTYVAHCHSELERQDITRLQIQKDICFLIGPEGDFSLKEIQMLKEKQIKAVSLGPQRLRTETAGVFVAAWGYEKMF; the protein is encoded by the coding sequence ATGAAACTTTTTTACGGAAATATTACTGAAAACACTGTTCAGATTAATGAGGATGACCAACAACATATTGCAAAGGTTTTGCGTATGCGGGAAGGTGAAGAAATTTCGGTTACCAATGGAGAAGGTGCTTTAGCACATGGCCAACTTTATTTTGAAGGAAAAAAAGTGCTAATCGAAGTTACTGAACTACAAACAGAAACGCCTGATTTTCCACATCATCTGCATATAGCCATTGCCCCTACTAAGAATATTGACCGTACCGAGTTCTTTATTGAGAAAGCAACGGAAATGGGTGTAACAGAAATAAGCTTTTTGCTAACCGAAAAAACAGAACGTAAAAATCTGAATATTGATAAAATCAGAAAGCAGGTTATTGCAGCTTCAAAACAAAGTTTACGTTTCTATTTCCCGAAAGTGAACGATCTGATTAAAATCTCAGATTTCCTGCAAAAGGTAAATACTGAAAAAACCTATGTAGCACATTGCCATTCTGAATTAGAGAGACAGGATATTACCCGTTTGCAAATACAAAAAGATATTTGTTTCCTTATAGGCCCTGAAGGAGACTTCAGCCTGAAAGAAATCCAAATGCTTAAAGAAAAACAAATCAAGGCTGTAAGCCTTGGACCTCAACGTCTTCGTACAGAAACCGCAGGTGTATTTGTAGCAGCCTGGGGATATGAAAAAATGTTTTAG
- the tsaD gene encoding tRNA (adenosine(37)-N6)-threonylcarbamoyltransferase complex transferase subunit TsaD yields the protein MSKSVILGIESSCDDTSAAIIQGNSILSNIAANQKIHLEYGGVVPELASRAHQQNIIPVVHQALNQANIQQNEICAIGFTRGPGLLGSLLVGTSFAKSLAMSLDVPLIEVNHLQAHILAHFIEDANPNPPKFPFICLTVSGGHTLIVLVKDYFDMEILGRTIDDAAGEAFDKIGKIMDLDYPAGPIIDKLSKEGDENAFQFNKPKLEGYDYSFSGIKTSVLYFLQKEVKKNPEFVKENLNNLCASVQKNIIDILLKKLEKAADDYGVKEIAIAGGVSANSKLRSALQELSEKKGWNYYIPKFEYTTDNAAMIAMVAKLKYEKGEFTDLRTTATAKYDL from the coding sequence ATGAGCAAGTCTGTTATTTTAGGTATTGAGTCTTCTTGTGATGACACTTCTGCTGCCATCATACAGGGGAATAGCATTTTGTCCAACATTGCAGCCAACCAGAAAATTCATCTGGAATATGGTGGCGTTGTTCCAGAACTGGCTTCCCGCGCGCATCAGCAAAATATTATCCCTGTTGTTCACCAAGCACTCAACCAAGCAAATATACAACAAAATGAAATTTGTGCCATAGGTTTTACGCGGGGACCTGGTCTTTTGGGGTCACTTCTTGTGGGAACCTCCTTCGCTAAATCATTGGCGATGTCTCTGGATGTCCCATTGATAGAAGTCAATCATCTTCAGGCACATATCCTTGCACATTTCATTGAAGATGCTAATCCTAATCCGCCAAAATTCCCATTCATTTGCCTTACTGTGAGTGGTGGACATACACTGATTGTACTGGTAAAAGATTATTTCGATATGGAAATTCTTGGCAGAACAATAGATGATGCTGCCGGAGAAGCTTTTGATAAAATAGGTAAGATTATGGATCTGGATTACCCTGCCGGACCTATTATAGATAAGCTTTCTAAGGAAGGAGATGAAAATGCATTTCAATTCAACAAACCTAAATTGGAGGGTTATGACTACTCTTTCAGCGGGATTAAAACTTCAGTTTTATATTTCCTTCAGAAGGAAGTAAAAAAGAATCCTGAGTTTGTTAAGGAAAATCTGAACAATCTATGTGCTTCTGTTCAGAAAAACATTATTGATATTCTTCTTAAAAAACTGGAAAAAGCGGCTGATGATTACGGTGTAAAAGAAATTGCTATTGCAGGCGGAGTATCTGCTAATTCAAAATTAAGAAGTGCCCTACAGGAGCTTTCTGAGAAAAAAGGATGGAACTATTACATACCGAAATTTGAATATACTACCGACAACGCTGCAATGATTGCAATGGTTGCCAAACTGAAATACGAGAAAGGAGAATTTACAGATCTGAGGACCACAGCCACGGCTAAATATGATCTTTAA
- a CDS encoding four helix bundle protein, with protein MHTYYFEKLQVWQNSKDFVLKVYSVTNTFPESEKFGIISQIQRASTSISANIAEGFSRNSDKEKAKFINIAYGSAIEVLNFLIISKDLLFLSEKDYTELRKQIEHITNQLQALNKTISK; from the coding sequence ATGCATACATATTACTTTGAAAAACTTCAGGTCTGGCAAAATTCAAAAGATTTTGTTCTAAAAGTATATTCTGTAACCAATACATTTCCTGAAAGTGAAAAGTTTGGAATTATTTCTCAAATTCAAAGAGCAAGCACGAGCATATCTGCAAACATAGCAGAGGGTTTTTCAAGAAATTCAGATAAAGAAAAAGCTAAATTCATTAATATCGCCTATGGTTCAGCTATCGAAGTGCTTAATTTTCTTATTATCAGTAAAGATCTTTTATTTCTTTCTGAGAAAGATTATACCGAACTTAGAAAGCAAATAGAACATATTACAAATCAGCTACAGGCTCTCAATAAGACTATTTCAAAATAA
- a CDS encoding translocation/assembly module TamB domain-containing protein, which translates to MANLENNKDNNEKPIEKQIGKAVDKTIDTVSKAVDDAEHFAEDVAKQAIEDASHYSWWAKLLLYLFYIGLGIVGLFFIVVSLPVTKDWAATKALGSLNKDFGIEISKKNVNLNIFGDVTIEGLEIKDHRGFPFIKAKEYRASSDWFSLLDIGSTNTLAFKSMVLKNADVKVITYKGDSIDNFNRFISKFDDGKPRNPNKPMFQLRSRVQILDSKISIVNQNHTGEEAKWLTADHFNLTAPLLKVKGPDVSARINNMTFQTVRWGKKHLVETFSTDFSLTKEKLTFKDLTLNTDHSLLMGDLVLNLDKKTHFADFTNKVFWNMTLKLGSQVSGYDISYFVDRWDNYIPINISGKMDGPLNKFTLNNFLVRGKDVKVQTSKMQVKDLLKGKYHITTDQMSADFTYPDLRAMLPKFISGKMGNFADVFQNIKFNGKADVDPHHVIASGNLITGIGQAEIKSVTLSDYSSKDPKYVGDIFVKDLNVTAFTKNKDVGLITGNINVNGQGFDVNTLSLQTKSDIQRIQIMGKDVHNLSLDGNLAQRKYDGLIVINDDQIKGNVKGLIDFSTKRIQADVKSEIEYLNLNYFGNNANANASVSGIFDGKISMTDINDLNLDASLENLKFTSSDQKFEIPNANVKAFFDNGNRVIDVDAPGAAKGKIVGRFNLGDLASMAQSGLGNVLVGYLPKKIYKGQNFNLEFDVQQKLISYFLPDVYIPSGAHVKGAYIGDTNDLNLDADVPSLKYVMTKKEEIKEADRALARLNPQYKIEEKAVVTDSAVVDSIHLKINTALHQEQILANIQKIKYNKNIVRDIVLKGTNEDDKILHIASTFKVGNESQDASGKLKEYAVNLNQVTNPNGDIAVRFEPTSVKLNKDTWSVDTSAELNHSIVYRKKQGDFLVSNLRLFSEESSILINGMFKGGKDFDTEIKLDNLQLAKVLAFLPGENSMDIRGIANGSAKIKMNKNDLQPIVDIKVEAIKMSGQDVGNLVLNAKNSSAVNVYDIDAHIASDSGVLGDNNLALHGTINNNTPSPTLDLTTSLKDFNIAFAGEFVKSLFSNLRGKANGEVKISGPLSNVDYSGDISMTGLGFKFIFTGVDYNFADAVIPVSKGLVVLDGLKVNDGRANSSGTIAGAINFENLSSLGINLIIQADDLLLLNTSQKDFDTFWGRVTAKGIINISGLSSKLNIDAKAAVLGGSEFTLNTSTASSVEEFKMLRFLKVDEKTGEVSIEQKVNSGANMNIGLILDVDKNSTVNVLVGDNVGNISVRGMANNLRFNMNRTGMMSMNGVYAVDNGTFVSKAILERTFQIEKGSNIAWDGNVMNPYLNIVANYYRVVTNLGEYLTVGKLQPTNVELQIKIKNKMQELNRQGAIAMDIILPDASSQIREALASKLNTEDEKIKQIGSVLIMNSFNVTSSLDGVTIGNAAVSTGYSMLFKNLASVFNAISNDFQIDMDYIKGDQVSNTGDRANTSVNLTLSPRVKIKTGIGIPITRTADVQNNYLSGEGSIEYDVSKANDGSLVLHAYSKPANIGLVVGSNASDNQSYGAGVAYTRSFNKFSELFGKKKNKEKKKNKTDNKAVQDSIRK; encoded by the coding sequence ATGGCAAATTTAGAGAATAATAAGGACAATAACGAAAAACCGATTGAAAAGCAGATCGGAAAAGCTGTAGATAAAACCATAGATACGGTTTCCAAAGCGGTAGATGATGCAGAACATTTTGCTGAGGATGTTGCAAAACAGGCAATAGAAGATGCATCACATTACAGTTGGTGGGCCAAACTATTATTGTACCTTTTTTATATAGGATTGGGTATTGTAGGGCTGTTTTTTATTGTGGTAAGTTTACCGGTTACCAAAGACTGGGCGGCAACTAAAGCTTTGGGTTCCCTAAACAAAGATTTTGGGATCGAAATTTCTAAAAAAAATGTAAATCTTAATATTTTCGGAGATGTTACAATTGAAGGATTAGAGATAAAAGATCACAGAGGTTTCCCTTTTATAAAAGCGAAAGAATACCGTGCGAGTTCCGATTGGTTTTCTTTACTGGATATTGGTTCCACCAATACCCTGGCTTTTAAGTCCATGGTTTTAAAAAATGCTGATGTAAAAGTCATTACTTATAAAGGTGATTCTATAGATAACTTTAACCGCTTTATCAGCAAATTTGATGATGGCAAGCCCAGAAACCCGAATAAACCGATGTTCCAGCTGCGTTCCAGGGTACAGATTCTGGATAGTAAAATTTCTATTGTCAATCAGAATCATACCGGAGAGGAAGCAAAATGGCTGACAGCAGATCATTTTAATCTTACAGCTCCCTTACTAAAAGTTAAAGGTCCTGATGTAAGTGCGCGGATCAATAATATGACCTTCCAAACAGTACGTTGGGGGAAAAAGCACCTTGTGGAAACTTTCTCTACGGATTTCTCTTTGACTAAAGAAAAGCTGACATTTAAAGATCTTACTCTGAATACCGATCACTCATTACTAATGGGGGATCTGGTACTGAATCTGGATAAGAAAACCCACTTTGCTGATTTTACCAATAAAGTATTCTGGAACATGACACTGAAGTTAGGCAGCCAGGTAAGTGGTTATGATATTAGCTATTTTGTAGACAGATGGGATAACTATATACCGATTAATATTTCTGGTAAAATGGATGGCCCCCTAAACAAATTTACGCTGAATAATTTTTTAGTTCGTGGCAAAGATGTAAAGGTTCAGACGTCTAAAATGCAGGTAAAAGATCTCCTTAAAGGCAAATACCATATTACTACAGATCAGATGTCTGCTGATTTTACATATCCAGATCTGCGTGCTATGTTACCGAAGTTTATTTCCGGGAAGATGGGAAATTTTGCAGATGTTTTCCAGAATATAAAATTCAATGGTAAGGCAGACGTGGATCCACACCATGTTATTGCAAGTGGTAATCTGATCACAGGAATAGGGCAGGCTGAAATCAAAAGTGTAACACTCTCGGATTACAGTTCAAAAGATCCAAAATATGTAGGCGATATTTTTGTGAAAGACCTTAATGTTACAGCATTCACCAAAAATAAAGATGTAGGACTCATTACAGGGAATATCAATGTAAACGGACAGGGATTTGATGTTAATACACTTTCGTTACAAACAAAATCCGATATACAGCGTATTCAGATTATGGGGAAAGATGTACACAATCTTTCTTTGGATGGTAATCTTGCTCAGCGGAAATATGATGGACTTATTGTTATTAACGATGACCAGATTAAAGGGAATGTAAAAGGACTAATTGACTTTAGTACCAAAAGAATACAAGCTGATGTAAAAAGTGAGATAGAATATCTCAATCTGAACTATTTCGGTAATAATGCCAATGCTAATGCCAGTGTAAGTGGCATTTTCGACGGTAAAATTTCGATGACAGATATTAATGATCTTAATCTGGATGCCAGTTTGGAAAATCTGAAATTTACTTCCTCTGACCAGAAATTTGAAATACCCAATGCCAATGTCAAAGCCTTTTTCGATAACGGAAACAGAGTTATTGATGTAGATGCACCTGGCGCAGCAAAAGGTAAAATTGTAGGACGTTTTAATCTCGGAGATTTGGCCAGTATGGCACAAAGTGGTCTTGGAAATGTATTGGTAGGTTATCTGCCAAAAAAAATATACAAAGGACAGAATTTTAATCTGGAGTTCGATGTGCAGCAAAAGCTTATCAGCTATTTCTTACCAGACGTATATATACCTTCCGGGGCTCACGTTAAAGGAGCTTATATAGGGGATACCAATGATCTTAATTTGGATGCGGATGTACCAAGTCTGAAATATGTAATGACTAAGAAAGAAGAAATTAAGGAAGCCGACAGAGCATTGGCAAGACTTAATCCTCAGTATAAAATAGAAGAAAAAGCTGTTGTTACGGATAGTGCTGTTGTAGACAGTATTCATCTGAAAATTAATACAGCACTCCATCAGGAGCAGATTCTGGCAAATATTCAGAAAATAAAATACAACAAGAATATTGTAAGGGATATTGTGCTGAAAGGAACTAATGAAGACGACAAGATTCTGCATATTGCTTCTACATTTAAAGTTGGAAATGAATCGCAGGATGCCTCCGGAAAACTTAAAGAATATGCAGTCAACCTGAATCAGGTAACCAATCCTAACGGAGATATTGCTGTACGTTTTGAACCAACATCCGTAAAACTGAATAAAGATACCTGGAGTGTGGACACATCCGCAGAACTCAACCATTCTATTGTTTACCGAAAGAAGCAAGGAGATTTTCTGGTGAGCAACCTTAGGTTATTTTCAGAAGAAAGTAGTATTCTGATCAACGGAATGTTTAAAGGCGGAAAGGATTTTGATACCGAAATAAAACTGGATAACCTGCAATTGGCTAAGGTACTGGCTTTCCTGCCGGGAGAAAATAGTATGGATATACGTGGTATTGCCAATGGGTCTGCAAAGATCAAAATGAATAAAAATGATCTTCAACCTATTGTCGATATTAAAGTTGAGGCAATTAAAATGAGTGGGCAGGATGTTGGTAATCTTGTATTAAATGCTAAAAACAGCAGTGCTGTAAATGTTTATGATATCGATGCACATATTGCATCGGACTCCGGAGTATTAGGGGATAATAATCTGGCCCTTCACGGAACAATTAATAACAATACTCCTTCACCAACATTAGACCTTACAACATCGTTAAAAGATTTTAATATCGCATTTGCGGGAGAATTTGTAAAGAGTCTTTTTTCTAACCTTAGAGGTAAAGCTAACGGTGAGGTGAAAATATCGGGACCGCTGAGTAATGTTGATTATTCCGGAGATATTTCAATGACCGGACTTGGATTCAAATTTATCTTTACAGGTGTAGATTACAATTTTGCAGATGCGGTAATTCCGGTTTCCAAAGGTCTGGTTGTTCTGGACGGACTTAAAGTAAATGACGGAAGAGCTAATTCTTCCGGGACTATAGCAGGAGCTATTAATTTTGAAAACCTTTCGTCATTAGGGATCAACCTTATTATACAAGCAGACGATTTATTATTGTTGAATACTTCTCAAAAAGATTTTGATACTTTTTGGGGAAGAGTTACTGCAAAAGGGATTATCAACATTTCAGGTTTATCTTCAAAATTAAATATAGATGCCAAGGCTGCGGTTCTTGGAGGTAGTGAATTTACACTAAATACCAGCACTGCTTCTTCGGTCGAAGAATTTAAAATGTTGAGGTTCCTTAAAGTAGATGAAAAGACAGGTGAAGTTTCTATTGAACAAAAAGTAAATTCAGGAGCCAATATGAACATTGGTCTGATCCTTGATGTCGATAAAAACTCCACAGTAAATGTACTGGTGGGAGATAATGTTGGAAATATCAGTGTAAGAGGTATGGCCAATAACCTCAGGTTCAATATGAACCGTACCGGGATGATGTCAATGAACGGGGTTTATGCTGTGGATAACGGTACTTTTGTTTCCAAAGCAATTTTGGAAAGAACTTTCCAGATTGAAAAGGGAAGTAATATTGCATGGGATGGAAACGTAATGAATCCTTATCTGAATATTGTGGCAAATTACTACAGAGTTGTTACCAACCTTGGTGAGTATCTTACTGTGGGTAAACTTCAGCCCACGAATGTTGAATTGCAGATTAAGATTAAAAATAAAATGCAAGAGCTAAACCGGCAAGGTGCTATTGCTATGGATATTATATTACCGGATGCTTCCAGTCAGATTCGTGAAGCTTTGGCTTCTAAACTGAATACAGAAGACGAGAAGATTAAGCAGATCGGTTCGGTGCTTATTATGAATAGCTTCAACGTCACTTCTTCATTAGACGGAGTTACGATAGGAAATGCAGCAGTATCTACAGGATACAGTATGCTATTCAAGAATTTGGCATCGGTATTTAATGCGATTAGTAATGATTTCCAGATCGACATGGACTATATTAAAGGAGATCAGGTATCCAATACAGGAGACCGGGCCAATACAAGTGTTAATCTTACCCTTTCTCCCCGTGTGAAAATTAAAACAGGTATTGGTATTCCGATTACCCGTACTGCAGATGTGCAGAACAATTATCTTTCGGGTGAAGGTTCTATAGAGTACGATGTTTCCAAAGCAAATGACGGAAGTCTCGTTCTTCATGCTTATTCCAAACCTGCAAATATCGGGCTTGTAGTAGGATCTAATGCCAGTGATAATCAGAGTTATGGAGCCGGTGTAGCTTATACCAGAAGCTTTAATAAGTTCAGTGAACTATTTGGAAAAAAGAAAAATAAAGAGAAGAAGAAAAATAAAACTGATAACAAAGCCGTTCAGGATTCTATAAGAAAGTAA